A DNA window from Agrobacterium vaccinii contains the following coding sequences:
- a CDS encoding Bug family tripartite tricarboxylate transporter substrate binding protein, protein MKNIGSLLLAATIATVSAGIATAEDYPARPVSIVVPYPPGGAVDGVARVLATELSASTGKTFVVDNRAGGAGGIVGSSDVVKAAPDGYTLLLNASIHVVTPLINKNVPFDVQKDFTPIAGIAAGPLLVITNPETKANTLKDFFAEVKADPDSFNFATSGYGSAGHLALEALKAEAGVDIDIVTYKGAGPALTDLMGGQVQLMADPMLSSLPHVKSGRLKALAVTSLKRSPLAPDVPTVEESGMQPLDMLSWYGVWGPKDLDPTAAKYLATAVDKVVNSEKFKEKLTVFGFEPMYKNNADLKTFVTDETERYRKIVDSAGIKVE, encoded by the coding sequence ATGAAGAACATTGGATCATTGTTGCTTGCCGCGACCATCGCGACTGTGTCGGCGGGCATCGCCACCGCCGAAGACTATCCCGCCCGCCCTGTCAGCATTGTCGTTCCTTATCCACCAGGCGGAGCAGTCGATGGGGTGGCGCGTGTGCTGGCCACAGAGCTTTCCGCCTCGACTGGCAAGACTTTCGTGGTGGACAATCGTGCCGGCGGCGCGGGCGGCATCGTCGGCTCGTCGGACGTCGTCAAGGCGGCCCCCGATGGTTACACGCTTCTCCTGAATGCCTCCATCCATGTTGTAACGCCGCTCATCAACAAGAACGTTCCCTTCGACGTCCAGAAAGACTTCACTCCGATCGCCGGAATAGCCGCTGGGCCACTTCTTGTAATCACCAATCCTGAAACCAAGGCCAACACGCTCAAAGACTTTTTCGCCGAAGTGAAGGCAGATCCAGATAGCTTCAACTTTGCAACATCCGGTTACGGTTCTGCCGGTCATCTCGCGCTGGAAGCGCTGAAGGCCGAGGCAGGTGTGGATATCGATATCGTGACCTATAAGGGAGCTGGCCCGGCACTGACGGATTTGATGGGCGGACAGGTGCAGTTGATGGCTGACCCCATGCTCTCTTCGCTTCCCCACGTGAAGTCAGGACGTCTCAAAGCACTCGCCGTCACCAGTCTGAAGCGCTCACCACTCGCACCGGACGTGCCGACGGTAGAGGAAAGTGGTATGCAGCCGCTGGATATGCTGTCGTGGTACGGCGTTTGGGGACCGAAAGATCTCGACCCCACCGCTGCGAAATATCTGGCCACTGCCGTCGACAAGGTCGTAAACTCCGAAAAATTCAAGGAAAAGCTCACAGTGTTCGGTTTCGAGCCGATGTATAAGAACAACGCCGATCTCAAGACATTCGTTACTGACGAGACGGAACGTTACCGCAAGATCGTTGATTCCGCTGGCATCAAGGTCGAATAA
- a CDS encoding molybdopterin-dependent oxidoreductase has product MIPLASRSNKMSKAPENVSNMVQGPEPLHERAVVGTHWGFYTPGITPDRLEPLKDDPDPASFGTELIADRLAPSRILKPAVRLSFLEHGGATRHGRRGAEPFVEVSWDEALDLVASEIARVKYDYGSGAIFSGSYGWSSAGRFHHAQSQLKRFFNVAGGSVRSVQTYSYAAGEVILPHVIGTTKGLITGHTPWSQIVGHSELIVMFGGTPLRNAQVNAGGVARHLAREALLACKACGTRLINVSPVSDDVEESLAAEWLPLRPCTDTALILALCHTLISEKLHDAAFIDLYTSGFGTFRAYVMGEKDGIAKDALWASDITGIPPQAIVDLAKEMAAKKTFIMMAWALQRADHGEQPYWAAIALASLLGGIGLPGQGFGFGYASVASIGQVGSKVQWPSLPQGRNPVSDYIPVARIADMLLSPGSEYEHNGDRRTYPDIKLVYWAGGNPFHHHQDLNRLVEAWQKPQTIIAHEHFWNAHARHADIVLPAATFFERDDLVASGRDNFIAFSTAIAPAPDNIPTDHEILRRLAARLDVEKAFTEDLSEAQWLERLYDDACKTAASLQVKLPEFLDFKKDSIVEAAVEKDEPFLASFRADPKNAPLRTPSGRIELASKVIEQFGYDDCPGHPAWLAPKEWLGSPLATTYPLHLLSCQPHDKLHSQWDHAAPSRRTKAGGRQPVRIHPADAKARGIEDGDVVEVTNARGTCLAVAAISDAVMPGVVQLATGAWFNPADPHKHGSLELNGNPNVLTPDHGTSRLAQGPSPNACLVEVRRYRGTVPDVTIYNPMRFATDPRQSSQVRMNEVE; this is encoded by the coding sequence TTGATTCCGCTGGCATCAAGGTCGAATAAGATGAGCAAGGCTCCGGAGAACGTCAGCAATATGGTACAAGGCCCGGAGCCTTTGCACGAACGAGCCGTTGTCGGCACCCACTGGGGTTTCTACACGCCGGGCATCACTCCAGATCGCCTGGAACCCTTGAAGGACGATCCAGACCCGGCATCGTTTGGGACGGAACTGATTGCGGATCGTCTTGCGCCGTCACGCATTCTGAAGCCTGCCGTGCGTCTTTCCTTTCTGGAACACGGAGGAGCGACGCGGCATGGACGGCGCGGGGCCGAACCATTCGTCGAGGTTTCGTGGGATGAAGCGCTTGATTTGGTCGCATCAGAAATTGCTCGCGTTAAATATGATTATGGCAGCGGAGCCATTTTTTCAGGCTCTTACGGTTGGTCCAGTGCCGGACGTTTTCATCACGCCCAGAGCCAACTGAAACGGTTCTTCAACGTGGCAGGCGGTTCGGTCCGATCGGTCCAGACATACAGCTATGCCGCTGGCGAGGTAATTCTTCCGCATGTGATTGGAACGACGAAGGGTTTAATAACCGGGCACACGCCGTGGAGCCAGATCGTTGGCCACTCCGAATTGATCGTGATGTTTGGCGGCACACCCTTACGCAACGCGCAGGTCAATGCGGGCGGCGTGGCACGACATCTTGCTCGCGAAGCGCTTCTGGCATGCAAAGCGTGCGGTACGAGATTGATCAACGTGTCGCCGGTCAGCGATGATGTCGAGGAAAGTCTTGCTGCAGAATGGCTGCCGCTTCGGCCATGCACGGACACAGCTTTGATACTGGCGCTTTGTCACACACTGATCTCCGAGAAACTTCATGACGCCGCGTTTATCGACCTCTACACATCGGGTTTCGGGACTTTCCGTGCCTATGTGATGGGTGAGAAAGACGGCATTGCAAAGGATGCTTTATGGGCCTCTGACATTACCGGCATCCCTCCACAGGCCATTGTTGATCTGGCAAAAGAGATGGCGGCCAAAAAGACGTTCATCATGATGGCCTGGGCATTACAGCGCGCAGATCATGGTGAACAGCCCTATTGGGCGGCCATCGCGCTAGCCTCCTTGCTGGGCGGCATTGGCCTTCCCGGCCAAGGCTTCGGTTTCGGCTATGCCTCTGTCGCAAGCATCGGTCAGGTCGGATCGAAGGTGCAATGGCCGTCATTGCCGCAAGGCCGCAATCCGGTATCAGACTACATTCCCGTTGCTCGTATTGCCGATATGCTCCTCTCGCCTGGAAGCGAATATGAGCATAATGGTGACAGACGGACCTACCCAGATATCAAACTCGTCTATTGGGCGGGCGGAAATCCGTTTCATCACCATCAGGACCTCAATCGCCTAGTCGAAGCATGGCAGAAGCCGCAGACGATCATTGCGCACGAGCATTTCTGGAATGCCCACGCGCGCCATGCCGATATCGTGCTGCCTGCCGCGACGTTTTTCGAGCGAGATGATCTCGTTGCAAGTGGGCGTGATAATTTCATCGCCTTCTCAACAGCTATTGCGCCTGCGCCCGACAATATACCCACAGATCATGAGATATTGCGTCGCCTTGCCGCCCGTCTTGATGTCGAAAAGGCATTCACCGAGGACCTGAGTGAAGCGCAATGGCTTGAGCGCCTCTACGACGACGCCTGCAAGACCGCTGCTTCCCTTCAAGTCAAATTACCGGAATTCTTGGACTTTAAAAAAGACAGTATCGTCGAAGCTGCCGTCGAGAAGGACGAACCATTCCTCGCCAGCTTCCGAGCAGACCCGAAAAATGCGCCTCTTCGGACGCCATCAGGGCGTATCGAACTTGCCTCGAAGGTTATCGAGCAGTTTGGCTATGATGACTGCCCGGGTCATCCGGCCTGGCTTGCGCCGAAAGAATGGCTCGGTTCGCCCTTAGCAACGACTTACCCTCTGCATCTTCTATCCTGCCAGCCCCATGACAAATTGCATAGCCAGTGGGATCACGCGGCGCCGTCACGGCGAACAAAAGCAGGTGGGCGACAGCCGGTGCGTATACACCCCGCAGATGCCAAGGCACGTGGCATTGAAGACGGAGACGTCGTTGAAGTGACAAACGCGCGCGGGACTTGCCTTGCCGTGGCGGCAATCAGCGATGCTGTGATGCCGGGTGTGGTTCAACTGGCGACGGGTGCGTGGTTCAATCCGGCTGATCCCCACAAACACGGATCGCTGGAGCTCAACGGCAACCCGAATGTACTCACGCCAGATCACGGCACTTCCCGTCTGGCTCAGGGTCCAAGCCCAAATGCGTGTCTGGTGGAAGTGAGACGGTACCGGGGAACAGTGCCTGATGTCACAATCTACAATCCCATGCGCTTTGCTACCGACCCGCGCCAATCAAGCCAAGTCAGAATGAACGAGGTAGAATGA
- a CDS encoding tripartite tricarboxylate transporter TctB family protein, whose product MLAGGLFMVIGAGFLIPSIQLPFGTLRRIGPASFPTMVATGLIVMGIIVLIQSFKATASQEAVHFNLSKLGVIVLSIIVFGITVRGAGLLVSVALCSLTAALASRPFRPLPMAIYGLLLGTVCGLAFVTGLGMPVAIIGPWFGV is encoded by the coding sequence ATGCTCGCCGGGGGCCTATTCATGGTGATTGGGGCGGGCTTCTTGATCCCAAGTATTCAATTGCCCTTTGGCACACTGCGTCGCATCGGCCCTGCGAGCTTTCCAACGATGGTGGCTACTGGCCTGATCGTTATGGGCATCATCGTTCTCATCCAATCCTTCAAAGCAACGGCCTCACAGGAAGCAGTCCATTTCAACCTATCGAAACTCGGCGTCATCGTGCTGTCCATCATCGTCTTTGGCATCACTGTGCGCGGTGCCGGGCTGCTGGTTTCCGTGGCGCTTTGCAGTCTGACCGCAGCGTTGGCATCGCGTCCATTCCGCCCGTTACCGATGGCAATTTACGGCCTGCTGCTCGGAACCGTGTGCGGACTGGCTTTCGTCACCGGCCTCGGCATGCCGGTTGCCATCATCGGCCCCTGGTTCGGCGTCTGA
- a CDS encoding tripartite tricarboxylate transporter permease, with product METVHALLLGLDQATMPNNLFWCFIGTLLGTLVGVLPGLGPAATMSILLPFTIGLEPVTSLIMLAGIYYGAQYGGSTTAILLNLPGEASSVVTAIDGYKMARKGRAGVALATAALGSFFAGTVATLLLALFAPSLAEFGLLFGPAEYFSLMILGLIASIVLARGSLPKALGMVFIGILIGLIGQDVQTAAPRFMLGYDELSSGVNFVIVAMGLFGIGELVRDLENTGSRTAIKAPFFSMLPSREDFRRMTPSILRGTGIGSVLGLLPGSGALLAAFAAYAIEKRVAKPPEGFGEGAIEGVAAPESANNAGAQTSFVPLLTLGLPANAVMALMFGALIMQGIAPGPTLISDHPQIFWGVIVSMWVGNLMLLVLNLPLIGIWTKLLTVPFQYLYPAIIVFCAIGVFSLGNSVFDLWLLAIFGVLGYVFAKLDCDAAPLVMGLILGPLLEENFRRAMFLSKGSVSVFVDRPISAILLVAAAVVLVLMILPKFGSIRQEAFEE from the coding sequence ATGGAAACGGTTCATGCCCTGCTTCTTGGCCTTGATCAGGCAACGATGCCAAACAATCTGTTCTGGTGTTTCATCGGCACGCTGCTTGGCACACTTGTAGGTGTTCTCCCTGGCCTTGGGCCTGCTGCGACGATGTCCATCCTGCTACCCTTCACAATCGGGCTTGAGCCGGTCACCTCGCTAATCATGCTCGCCGGGATTTACTATGGTGCGCAATATGGCGGCTCTACCACCGCTATCCTTCTCAACCTGCCGGGGGAAGCTTCGTCGGTGGTCACGGCTATTGACGGATACAAGATGGCGCGCAAAGGCCGTGCGGGGGTGGCACTTGCGACGGCAGCCCTTGGCTCGTTCTTCGCGGGCACAGTGGCAACCTTACTGCTTGCGCTGTTTGCACCATCTCTAGCCGAATTCGGGCTGCTGTTTGGACCAGCAGAATATTTCTCTTTGATGATCCTTGGCCTCATCGCCTCGATCGTGCTTGCGCGCGGTTCCTTGCCCAAGGCGCTTGGCATGGTTTTCATCGGGATTTTGATCGGATTGATAGGACAGGACGTCCAAACCGCCGCGCCCCGCTTCATGCTTGGCTATGACGAGCTTTCAAGTGGAGTCAATTTCGTAATTGTCGCCATGGGATTGTTCGGCATCGGAGAACTGGTCCGCGATCTGGAGAACACGGGCAGCCGCACCGCCATAAAGGCACCCTTCTTCTCCATGTTGCCAAGCCGCGAGGATTTTCGTCGCATGACACCGTCGATCCTGCGCGGCACCGGTATAGGCTCCGTACTCGGGCTTCTACCCGGCAGCGGCGCGCTGCTTGCAGCCTTTGCGGCCTACGCCATCGAAAAACGCGTTGCCAAACCACCGGAGGGCTTTGGAGAGGGTGCCATTGAAGGCGTGGCGGCACCAGAAAGCGCCAACAATGCCGGTGCGCAAACATCCTTCGTGCCCTTGCTGACATTGGGGCTTCCGGCCAACGCCGTCATGGCCTTGATGTTCGGCGCCTTGATCATGCAGGGCATTGCGCCTGGGCCAACGTTGATCAGTGATCACCCACAGATTTTCTGGGGCGTCATCGTTTCCATGTGGGTTGGCAATCTGATGCTGCTGGTGTTGAATCTACCACTGATCGGAATCTGGACGAAGTTGCTGACGGTGCCGTTCCAGTATCTCTATCCAGCCATCATCGTGTTCTGCGCCATCGGCGTCTTTTCGCTTGGGAACTCCGTCTTTGATCTCTGGCTGCTGGCGATATTTGGTGTGCTTGGCTACGTATTCGCCAAGCTCGATTGCGATGCCGCACCGCTGGTCATGGGCCTCATCCTCGGCCCATTGCTAGAGGAGAATTTTCGCCGCGCCATGTTCCTGTCAAAGGGCAGCGTGTCCGTCTTTGTAGACAGGCCGATATCAGCGATCCTTCTCGTAGCGGCTGCAGTGGTTCTGGTCCTTATGATATTGCCAAAATTCGGCTCGATCCGTCAGGAGGCCTTTGAGGAATGA
- a CDS encoding NAD(P)/FAD-dependent oxidoreductase, with product MTKHVVVIGAGIVGAASAIELLRDGHRVTIAEPGPPGGRQAASYGNSGWLSPASIVPMSMPGLWKKVPGMVTDPSGPLAIRWRHILRLAPWLLRFVKAGATVAKVERTAGILSGLLHDAPERHEKLAAEIGRSDFIVRKGLIYAYPDRAAFELEALAWTLRRQNGVAFRELSAAELHQLEPDLDARYSFGVIVEKGGHCVDPGGYVAAIVDHAIRLGADMVTAKATGFEMSGGKLTAVRTETGAIACDRAVIAAGIHSKILATVAGDKVPLESERGYHIVIPNDIAKGAMPVMPGDGKMGNNPTRAGLRIAGQVELANTTVDPDWTRADILLRHAKRTYTALSSPFDESRVDRWMGHRPSTPDGVPVIGHSNLTTDIIYAFGHGHVGLATGPVTGCLVADLVADRPSFVDLGPFSAARF from the coding sequence ATGACGAAACATGTCGTGGTCATCGGCGCTGGCATAGTTGGCGCAGCATCGGCGATCGAGTTGCTGCGGGATGGACATAGGGTCACGATTGCAGAGCCGGGCCCTCCGGGCGGGCGGCAGGCAGCAAGCTATGGCAATAGTGGTTGGTTGAGCCCAGCGTCCATAGTTCCGATGTCCATGCCAGGACTTTGGAAGAAGGTACCTGGAATGGTGACTGATCCGTCCGGCCCGCTGGCCATTCGCTGGCGTCATATTCTTCGGCTAGCGCCCTGGCTCCTTCGCTTCGTAAAAGCGGGTGCGACCGTTGCCAAGGTGGAACGAACTGCGGGCATTCTTTCCGGTTTGCTTCACGATGCGCCGGAACGACACGAAAAGCTTGCGGCAGAAATCGGCCGTTCGGACTTCATTGTGCGCAAAGGGCTAATCTACGCCTATCCTGACCGCGCCGCCTTCGAATTAGAGGCGCTGGCATGGACGTTGCGACGGCAAAACGGGGTGGCGTTTCGTGAGCTTTCTGCTGCCGAACTGCATCAACTCGAGCCGGACCTTGACGCGCGATACTCATTCGGCGTCATAGTCGAAAAAGGCGGCCATTGTGTCGATCCTGGTGGCTATGTCGCCGCCATTGTTGACCATGCAATCAGGCTCGGTGCCGACATGGTAACCGCAAAAGCTACAGGTTTTGAGATGAGCGGGGGAAAGCTGACTGCCGTTCGAACAGAGACCGGCGCGATTGCGTGCGATCGGGCAGTTATTGCCGCCGGCATTCACTCCAAAATACTGGCGACCGTCGCGGGCGATAAGGTGCCGCTTGAAAGCGAGCGAGGCTATCACATCGTCATACCCAACGATATCGCCAAGGGCGCAATGCCTGTCATGCCCGGAGACGGCAAGATGGGAAACAACCCGACACGTGCCGGTTTACGGATCGCCGGGCAAGTAGAACTTGCGAACACAACCGTAGATCCAGATTGGACCCGTGCCGATATTTTGCTGCGTCACGCCAAGCGCACCTATACAGCGCTATCGTCTCCCTTCGATGAAAGCCGTGTTGATCGTTGGATGGGACATCGCCCATCGACGCCGGATGGGGTGCCCGTCATTGGCCATTCCAATTTGACGACGGACATCATCTACGCCTTCGGCCACGGCCATGTCGGTCTGGCGACAGGACCCGTCACTGGTTGCCTGGTTGCCGACCTCGTTGCAGACCGGCCATCGTTTGTAGATTTGGGCCCATTTTCAGCAGCCAGATTTTAA
- a CDS encoding isochorismatase family protein: MSQNLDENYKLAYGKKAGFGKRPALVLVDFAHAYFDPECPLYAGVDDALASALRIRKLAHEVGIPVVLTEVTYQKSGINGGRFMEKAKPLGAFIKGRRTAEFAEGLVPLEDEIIVSKQYPSAFFGTSLASTLTAMGIDNVVLTGLTTSGCVRASCVDSMSHGFMTTVVSDACGDRHQGPHDANLFDMNAKYADVVSEDEIIQFFKTFKG; this comes from the coding sequence ATGTCCCAGAATCTCGATGAAAACTACAAACTCGCATATGGCAAGAAGGCAGGCTTCGGGAAACGACCGGCGCTGGTTCTGGTCGATTTCGCCCATGCCTATTTCGATCCAGAATGCCCCCTTTATGCTGGCGTCGACGATGCGCTGGCCTCTGCACTGCGCATCCGCAAACTGGCCCATGAGGTTGGTATTCCTGTGGTGCTGACCGAGGTGACCTACCAGAAGAGCGGAATCAACGGCGGGCGCTTCATGGAGAAGGCAAAGCCGCTGGGCGCTTTCATCAAGGGCAGACGCACAGCCGAATTCGCAGAGGGGCTGGTTCCGCTGGAAGACGAGATCATCGTCTCCAAACAATATCCAAGCGCCTTCTTCGGCACCAGCCTCGCCTCGACCTTGACGGCCATGGGCATCGACAATGTCGTGCTGACGGGCTTGACCACAAGCGGATGCGTGCGAGCATCCTGCGTCGATTCCATGTCGCACGGCTTCATGACTACAGTCGTATCAGATGCCTGCGGTGATCGTCATCAGGGGCCCCATGATGCCAATCTATTCGACATGAACGCCAAATATGCCGATGTCGTTTCAGAGGACGAGATCATCCAATTCTTCAAAACATTCAAGGGTTAA
- a CDS encoding amidase, which yields MNQIPPAIVVSGPLVGADDVLDPLTLVDPGSADRVYRVAAISGSLNSAPVETASADVAWQQAGVDTLLSAYAGGRVSPADVLSHLTAAIHSSKAGNEAILRVVPGAENAARESAERWRNGTARPLEGIPFGVKDIIDVAGAVVTSGSHFTGERVAPADAHAVASLRTAGAIPFAMTATTEFATGSPHNPRFGTVTNPWDQTRWTGGSSTGSGAGLAARLMPLALGTDTGGSIRVPSCWCGTTGLKPSRERVSRSGVAPLSWTLDHIGPMARSARDIARVLPFMTAQSETELAAQCAAILHDAEVEGLRIGVPINWFTELVDNAVLTNWETALKTLEALGCTLVSLPAIDIAPWHDAGWIILQSELATLHSARLDRAELFDAGLLHRLKNGLTFSAVDYARALQIRAEAQTGFLAAMEDVDLVVTPGVGGEAGRLDSLTVDVNGEAHSFQSLISRNTMIFDLTGLPALMIPSGLGYSSLPTGIQIVAPPQADALCLRLGAALQGKTDFHRLMPQSVV from the coding sequence ATGAACCAGATTCCGCCTGCCATTGTTGTCAGCGGTCCGCTTGTCGGTGCCGATGACGTGCTTGACCCGCTGACCCTTGTTGATCCGGGGTCGGCAGATCGTGTGTATCGTGTTGCGGCGATTTCTGGATCATTGAACAGCGCACCCGTCGAAACGGCGTCGGCGGATGTTGCGTGGCAGCAGGCGGGTGTCGATACGCTTCTCTCGGCTTACGCCGGTGGGCGCGTGTCCCCTGCCGATGTCCTGAGCCATCTGACCGCCGCCATTCACTCGAGTAAGGCGGGCAATGAAGCCATCCTTCGCGTGGTGCCGGGTGCGGAAAATGCGGCCCGCGAAAGCGCCGAGCGCTGGCGCAATGGCACGGCTCGACCGCTAGAAGGGATACCCTTTGGCGTAAAAGACATCATCGATGTTGCGGGTGCGGTGGTCACCTCGGGCTCTCATTTTACCGGCGAGCGCGTTGCACCAGCCGATGCCCATGCCGTTGCAAGCCTGCGTACTGCCGGTGCCATTCCCTTCGCCATGACGGCTACCACGGAATTTGCCACCGGGTCGCCGCACAATCCGCGCTTCGGAACCGTGACTAATCCCTGGGATCAAACGCGCTGGACCGGCGGCTCGTCAACAGGTTCGGGCGCTGGCCTTGCCGCGCGGTTGATGCCGCTGGCGCTCGGCACGGATACCGGCGGTTCCATCCGCGTTCCCTCCTGCTGGTGCGGCACCACGGGGCTGAAACCCAGCCGGGAACGGGTCTCGCGGTCCGGTGTGGCGCCGCTGTCCTGGACACTCGATCATATCGGCCCCATGGCGCGCTCGGCCCGTGATATTGCTCGCGTCCTGCCTTTCATGACGGCACAGTCCGAAACGGAACTCGCCGCGCAATGCGCCGCCATTCTCCATGACGCAGAGGTGGAAGGTTTGCGTATCGGTGTGCCGATAAACTGGTTCACAGAGTTGGTCGATAACGCGGTGCTGACCAATTGGGAGACTGCTCTAAAGACGCTCGAAGCGCTCGGCTGCACGCTTGTTTCTCTGCCTGCTATCGATATCGCGCCTTGGCATGATGCGGGATGGATTATCCTGCAAAGTGAACTGGCAACACTGCATTCCGCCCGACTGGATCGTGCCGAGCTTTTTGATGCCGGTCTGCTGCATCGGCTGAAAAACGGCCTCACTTTTTCAGCCGTCGATTATGCGCGGGCGCTCCAGATTCGCGCTGAAGCACAGACCGGTTTTCTCGCGGCGATGGAGGATGTCGATCTGGTCGTTACGCCCGGTGTCGGCGGCGAGGCGGGTCGGCTCGACAGCCTGACCGTAGACGTAAATGGCGAGGCGCATTCCTTCCAATCGCTGATCTCCCGCAACACTATGATCTTCGATCTCACAGGATTGCCCGCTCTTATGATCCCATCGGGCCTTGGATACTCCAGTTTGCCGACAGGCATTCAGATCGTCGCACCACCACAAGCCGATGCTCTGTGCCTGCGGCTGGGTGCCGCTTTGCAGGGAAAAACCGACTTCCATCGTCTCATGCCGCAGAGTGTGGTGTAG
- the rutA gene encoding pyrimidine utilization protein A: protein MDIGVFIPIGNNGWLISTTSPQYMPSFDLNKQIVQKAEKYGLEFALSMIKLRGFGGKAEFWDYNLESFTLMASLAAVTDRIKLFASTAVLTLPPAIVARMATTIDSVAPGRFGVNIVSGWQMAEYDQMGMWPGDDYFGYRYDYSTEYVHIMKELWANGECSFEGKHFTMKDCMMKPTPQNKIEIVAAGQSPRGMEFAAEYADYNFVMGAGINTPTAYAPNNAKLLEAAAKTGRDVGAYVLFMVIADETDELAKAKWETYRAGADVDALAWMADQGSKDATADSNSTAKHINLPEGAVNFNMGTLVGSYANVARMLDEAGNVPGTKGIMLTFDDFLVGLDIFGERIQPLMASRTITQIAAE from the coding sequence ATGGATATCGGTGTTTTCATTCCCATCGGAAACAATGGCTGGCTGATCTCGACGACGTCGCCGCAATACATGCCGAGCTTCGATCTCAACAAGCAGATCGTTCAGAAAGCCGAGAAATACGGTCTGGAATTCGCGCTTTCGATGATCAAGCTGCGCGGCTTTGGTGGCAAGGCGGAGTTCTGGGACTACAATCTGGAAAGCTTTACGTTGATGGCGAGCCTGGCCGCGGTCACCGACCGTATCAAGCTCTTTGCCTCGACAGCCGTTCTGACGCTGCCGCCTGCAATCGTTGCCCGCATGGCGACCACAATCGACAGCGTCGCACCGGGCCGTTTCGGCGTGAACATCGTGTCCGGCTGGCAGATGGCCGAATATGATCAGATGGGCATGTGGCCGGGGGATGATTATTTCGGTTACCGCTATGATTATTCAACCGAATACGTCCACATCATGAAAGAGCTTTGGGCGAACGGCGAATGCAGCTTCGAAGGCAAACACTTCACCATGAAGGATTGCATGATGAAGCCAACGCCGCAGAACAAGATCGAGATCGTTGCAGCAGGCCAAAGCCCGCGCGGCATGGAATTCGCCGCCGAATATGCCGATTACAACTTCGTCATGGGCGCTGGCATCAACACGCCGACAGCCTATGCGCCAAACAATGCCAAGCTGCTGGAAGCGGCTGCCAAGACAGGCCGCGATGTCGGAGCCTATGTGCTGTTCATGGTCATTGCTGATGAGACCGACGAACTGGCCAAAGCCAAATGGGAAACCTACCGCGCCGGTGCCGATGTGGATGCTCTGGCGTGGATGGCCGATCAGGGCAGCAAGGACGCAACTGCCGACAGCAACTCCACCGCCAAGCACATCAACCTGCCGGAAGGTGCGGTCAATTTCAACATGGGAACGTTGGTCGGCTCATACGCCAATGTCGCCCGCATGCTGGACGAGGCGGGCAATGTTCCCGGCACGAAGGGCATCATGTTGACATTCGATGACTTCCTTGTTGGCCTCGATATCTTCGGCGAACGCATACAGCCCTTGATGGCGTCGCGCACGATCACCCAGATCGCAGCCGAATAG
- a CDS encoding GntR family transcriptional regulator: protein MDQKGIDWKPELETAPLYLQVAHHLESRINKGDYPVGSLLPTENEIAIALGVSRQTVRQAIGTLRNKGRLSARKGVGTRVEAGFDPERKRFIAHSRSELFEIAAETEFVIDTKEEISAQGKLAVELGCRPGRKFFHMSGIRYSGDRSRAFSWNEVYVDSKLAAAVKDITVARSAIFHYIEQFTGEKIQEIQQDIKPLMLDETVADKLGVKAGDLALVVTRRYYGSGRRLLEYAFQVLPAERFTFTTTLRAEG, encoded by the coding sequence TTGGACCAAAAAGGCATTGACTGGAAGCCGGAACTTGAGACGGCACCCCTTTATCTCCAGGTTGCGCATCATCTGGAGAGCCGGATCAACAAAGGCGACTACCCGGTCGGTTCGCTGTTGCCCACGGAAAACGAGATTGCCATTGCTCTGGGTGTCAGTCGACAGACCGTGCGACAGGCCATTGGAACGTTACGCAACAAAGGGCGGCTATCGGCCCGCAAAGGTGTTGGCACCCGCGTGGAGGCAGGGTTCGACCCCGAGCGAAAGCGCTTCATCGCCCATTCCCGATCTGAACTGTTCGAAATTGCCGCTGAAACGGAATTCGTGATCGACACGAAGGAAGAGATTTCAGCGCAGGGCAAGCTTGCTGTCGAGCTCGGTTGCCGTCCGGGCCGTAAGTTTTTCCACATGTCGGGTATCCGTTACTCCGGCGATCGCAGCCGGGCCTTTTCCTGGAACGAGGTTTACGTCGATTCCAAGCTGGCTGCGGCGGTGAAAGACATCACCGTCGCCCGCAGCGCTATTTTTCACTATATCGAGCAGTTCACGGGCGAAAAAATTCAGGAAATTCAGCAGGATATCAAGCCACTTATGCTGGATGAAACGGTCGCGGACAAGCTTGGCGTGAAGGCGGGAGATCTCGCTCTCGTGGTGACGCGCCGCTATTATGGCTCCGGTCGGCGTCTGCTCGAATACGCGTTCCAGGTTCTTCCTGCCGAGCGCTTCACTTTCACCACGACGTTGCGCGCCGAAGGCTAA